One Mycolicibacterium crocinum DNA window includes the following coding sequences:
- the katG gene encoding catalase/peroxidase HPI → MSSDTSASHPPAPNQGASTSESENPAIPSPTPKAHAPRTNQDWWPDQVDVSKLHPHSPYSNPLGDDFDYATEFAKLDPAALKADVLSVINTSQDWWPADYGSYAGLFIRMSWHAAGTYRIYDGRGGGGQGMQRFAPLNSWPDNANLDKARRLLWPVKKKYGNKISWADLLVFAGNVALESAGFQTFGFGFGRPDVWEPEEILFGEEDEWLGTDKRYSGERDLAEPYGATTMGLIYVNPEGPEGNPDPLKAAIDIKETFGRMAMNVEETAALIVGGHTLGKTHGAGPDEGMGPEPEGAPIEQQGLGWKCPFGSGKAGDTVTSGLEVVWTTTPTKWSNAYLEILYGYEWELVKSPTGAWQFQAKDAEAIIPDPFGGPNRKPTMLVTDVSMRVDPEFGAITRRWLDHPEELNEAFAKAWYKLLHRDLGPISRYLGPWVAEPQLWQDPVPPVQGELISESDAAELKAKILDSGLTVPQLVKTAWASVSSYRNTDKRGGGNGARLRLEPQKNWEANEPAELAKVLPVLEKIQQEFNSGGKTVSLADVIVLAGNAAIEKAAKEAGYAIDVHFAPGRTDATQEQTDVESFAVLEPRADGFRNYARPGEKAPLEQLLMEKAYLLGVTAPELTVLLGGLRVLGANHGGSKHGVFTDRVGVLSTDFFTNLLDMGTEWKVSANAENVYEGTDRTTGALKWTATANDLVFGSNSVLRALVEVYAQDDNAGKFVEDFVAAWVKVTNNDRFDLS, encoded by the coding sequence GTGTCCTCTGATACGTCCGCAAGCCACCCCCCGGCCCCGAACCAGGGCGCCTCGACCAGCGAGAGCGAGAACCCGGCGATCCCGTCGCCGACGCCGAAAGCACATGCGCCCCGGACCAATCAGGACTGGTGGCCAGATCAGGTCGACGTCTCCAAGCTGCACCCGCACTCGCCGTACTCCAACCCGCTCGGTGACGACTTCGATTACGCGACGGAGTTCGCCAAGCTCGACCCGGCGGCGCTGAAGGCCGACGTGCTGTCGGTCATCAACACCTCGCAGGACTGGTGGCCCGCCGACTACGGCAGCTACGCCGGCCTATTCATCCGGATGAGCTGGCACGCCGCAGGCACCTACCGCATCTACGACGGCCGCGGCGGCGGCGGTCAGGGCATGCAGCGTTTCGCACCGCTGAACAGCTGGCCGGACAACGCCAACCTGGACAAGGCGCGCCGCCTGCTGTGGCCGGTGAAGAAGAAGTACGGCAACAAGATCTCCTGGGCCGACCTGCTGGTGTTCGCCGGCAACGTCGCGCTCGAGTCGGCCGGCTTCCAGACCTTCGGTTTCGGATTCGGCCGCCCCGACGTGTGGGAGCCCGAAGAGATCCTGTTCGGTGAGGAAGACGAATGGTTGGGCACCGACAAGCGCTACTCCGGTGAACGCGACCTGGCGGAGCCCTACGGCGCCACCACCATGGGTCTGATCTACGTCAATCCCGAAGGGCCGGAAGGCAATCCGGATCCGCTGAAGGCCGCGATCGACATCAAGGAAACCTTCGGCCGGATGGCGATGAACGTCGAGGAGACCGCAGCGCTGATCGTCGGTGGCCACACGCTGGGCAAGACCCACGGCGCCGGCCCGGACGAGGGCATGGGCCCCGAGCCCGAAGGCGCCCCGATCGAGCAGCAGGGCCTGGGCTGGAAGTGCCCGTTCGGTTCCGGCAAGGCCGGCGACACCGTCACCAGTGGGCTCGAGGTGGTGTGGACCACCACGCCGACCAAGTGGAGCAACGCCTACCTGGAGATCCTCTACGGCTACGAGTGGGAGCTGGTCAAGAGCCCCACGGGGGCATGGCAGTTCCAGGCCAAGGACGCCGAGGCGATCATCCCCGATCCGTTCGGTGGCCCCAACCGCAAGCCGACGATGCTCGTCACCGACGTCTCGATGCGGGTCGACCCGGAGTTCGGTGCGATCACCCGGCGCTGGCTGGATCACCCGGAGGAACTCAACGAGGCGTTCGCTAAGGCCTGGTACAAGCTGTTGCACCGCGACCTCGGTCCGATCAGCCGCTACCTCGGCCCGTGGGTGGCCGAGCCGCAGCTGTGGCAGGACCCCGTGCCGCCGGTGCAGGGCGAGCTGATCAGCGAGTCCGACGCGGCAGAGCTGAAGGCGAAGATCCTGGACTCCGGGCTCACGGTTCCCCAGCTGGTCAAGACCGCATGGGCCTCGGTGTCGAGCTACCGCAACACCGACAAGCGCGGCGGCGGTAACGGCGCCCGGCTGCGGCTGGAGCCGCAGAAGAACTGGGAGGCCAACGAGCCCGCCGAGCTGGCCAAGGTGCTGCCGGTGCTGGAGAAGATCCAGCAGGAGTTCAACTCCGGCGGCAAGACCGTCTCGCTGGCCGATGTCATCGTGCTCGCCGGCAACGCCGCGATCGAGAAGGCGGCCAAGGAGGCCGGCTACGCGATCGACGTGCACTTCGCACCGGGGCGGACCGACGCCACTCAGGAGCAGACCGACGTGGAGTCGTTCGCGGTTCTCGAGCCGCGGGCCGACGGGTTCCGTAACTATGCGCGGCCCGGCGAGAAGGCTCCGCTCGAGCAGCTGCTAATGGAGAAGGCCTACCTGCTGGGTGTCACCGCACCCGAGCTGACCGTGCTCCTCGGCGGCCTGCGTGTACTGGGCGCCAACCACGGCGGCAGCAAGCACGGCGTGTTCACCGACCGGGTCGGCGTGCTGTCCACCGACTTCTTCACCAACCTGCTCGACATGGGTACGGAGTGGAAGGTGTCGGCGAACGCCGAGAACGTCTACGAGGGCACGGACCGGACCACCGGTGCGCTCAAGTGGACGGCCACCGCCAACGACCTGGTGTTCGGCTCGAACTCGGTGCTGCGCGCCCTGGTCGAGGTCTACGCCCAGGACGACAACGCCGGCAAGTTCGTCGAGGACTTCGTCGCGGCGTGGGTCAAGGTCACCAACAACGACCGGTTCGACCTGTCCTGA
- a CDS encoding protein disulfide oxidoreductase: MVALTVGVAMPASALADDQLAFTGTTLSGAPFNGASLQGKPAVLWFWTPWCPFCNAEAPNVSQVAAANPKVTFVGVAARSDVGQMQAFVSKYNLNFTNLNDADGSIWARFNVPWQPAYVFLRPDGSSTFVNNPTSAMSEQELSDRVRALVS, encoded by the coding sequence ATGGTCGCCCTGACCGTCGGCGTCGCCATGCCTGCCTCGGCACTCGCCGACGACCAACTCGCGTTCACCGGCACCACGCTGAGCGGCGCGCCGTTCAACGGCGCGAGTCTGCAGGGCAAGCCCGCGGTCTTGTGGTTCTGGACCCCGTGGTGCCCGTTCTGCAACGCAGAGGCGCCCAACGTCAGCCAGGTGGCCGCGGCCAACCCGAAGGTCACCTTCGTCGGCGTCGCCGCGCGATCCGACGTCGGCCAGATGCAAGCGTTCGTGTCGAAGTACAACCTGAACTTCACCAACCTCAACGACGCCGACGGATCCATCTGGGCCCGCTTCAACGTGCCCTGGCAACCGGCGTATGTGTTCCTCCGCCCCGACGGTTCGTCGACGTTCGTAAACAACCCGACCTCGGCGATGTCGGAGCAGGAGCTCAGCGACCGGGTGCGCGCGCTGGTGTCCTGA
- a CDS encoding TetR/AcrR family transcriptional regulator encodes MSAPDRDAAAGLEPVRGRPRDPRTDSAIMAATRRLLIDAGYDQVSMESIARAAGVSRPTIYRRWPSKAHVVFEAAFGTDSGTPGLPRSGDFETDLREFIRGAVAFWREPAVEAATMGILAERRRDSELHIRTQQLLDDRIRAELADLVHAGAEQGVVRADVDTDTLFNVLVGTTFYSALVDGRDDTEHLVDKLCSLVMQGAQERERQ; translated from the coding sequence GTGAGCGCTCCGGACCGCGACGCGGCGGCAGGACTGGAACCGGTCCGAGGCCGGCCACGGGACCCGCGTACCGACTCCGCGATCATGGCGGCCACCCGCCGGTTGCTCATCGATGCCGGCTACGACCAGGTGTCCATGGAGTCCATCGCCCGCGCCGCCGGTGTCAGCCGCCCGACGATCTACCGGCGCTGGCCGTCGAAAGCCCACGTGGTGTTCGAAGCGGCGTTCGGAACCGACAGCGGCACACCGGGATTGCCGCGATCCGGAGACTTCGAGACCGATCTGCGCGAGTTCATCCGCGGTGCGGTCGCGTTCTGGCGTGAGCCGGCGGTCGAGGCCGCGACGATGGGCATTCTCGCCGAGCGGCGCCGCGACTCCGAATTGCACATCCGCACACAGCAATTGCTCGACGACAGGATTCGCGCCGAGCTCGCCGACCTGGTCCACGCGGGCGCCGAACAAGGGGTGGTGCGCGCCGACGTCGACACCGACACCCTGTTCAACGTGCTGGTCGGCACCACCTTCTACAGCGCGCTCGTCGACGGGCGCGATGACACCGAACACCTGGTCGACAAGCTCTGCTCCCTGGTCATGCAGGGTGCGCAGGAACGAGAAAGGCAATGA
- a CDS encoding DUF1214 domain-containing protein — MTMADDELSTAFHELLDELGALERKFLTSDPPLPEADILDGYRLTFSLLRVAVDTYVWGDKDNPRFVDVIGPYQRWGGDNSDAFYQLAPIDPARTYRVTGNRGDSVYLSITVYGGPDDGHYSNRIVGTMNDRSLEFDDDGNFEFTISPDPQPGAWLKLEDDAVVALTRDYLNNPETDRRVQWRIEAIDPPARKRDDRADLVRRLRAARTWLTEQYSFIPTSVEPANEIAEPYPVPQQTYGWAAGDAAYAMGAYELEPGQALIIDGTSPDCVFWNLCLWNPFLHTYDYTYERVTINGAHVTYEPDGSWRIVVSDTDPGHPNWVSTAGRSKGLIWLRWFLPEETPKRPVCRVVDVTEVSA, encoded by the coding sequence ATGACGATGGCAGACGACGAATTGTCGACCGCTTTCCACGAACTGCTCGACGAACTCGGCGCGCTCGAACGCAAGTTCCTGACGAGCGATCCCCCACTGCCCGAAGCCGACATCCTCGACGGGTATCGGCTGACGTTCAGCCTGCTGCGGGTAGCGGTCGACACCTATGTGTGGGGAGACAAGGACAACCCGCGATTCGTCGACGTCATCGGTCCCTATCAGCGCTGGGGTGGCGACAACTCGGACGCGTTCTATCAGCTGGCCCCGATCGACCCCGCCCGCACCTACCGAGTCACCGGCAATCGCGGTGACTCGGTCTACCTCTCGATCACCGTCTACGGCGGTCCCGACGACGGGCACTACAGCAATCGCATCGTCGGAACGATGAACGACCGCTCGCTGGAATTCGACGACGACGGCAACTTCGAGTTCACGATCAGCCCGGACCCGCAGCCCGGGGCTTGGCTCAAGCTGGAGGACGACGCCGTCGTCGCGCTGACCCGTGACTACCTGAACAACCCCGAGACGGATCGCCGCGTGCAGTGGAGGATCGAGGCGATCGATCCGCCCGCCCGCAAGCGTGACGACCGCGCCGACCTCGTCCGGCGGCTGCGGGCCGCGCGGACGTGGCTCACCGAGCAGTACTCGTTCATCCCCACCTCAGTGGAGCCGGCCAATGAGATCGCCGAGCCCTACCCGGTTCCGCAGCAGACCTACGGCTGGGCAGCCGGCGACGCCGCGTACGCGATGGGCGCCTACGAGTTGGAGCCCGGGCAGGCGCTGATCATCGACGGCACGTCGCCGGACTGTGTGTTCTGGAACCTGTGCCTGTGGAATCCCTTCCTGCACACCTACGACTACACCTACGAACGAGTCACCATCAACGGTGCGCATGTCACCTACGAACCCGACGGGTCGTGGCGAATCGTGGTCAGCGACACCGATCCCGGCCATCCCAACTGGGTGTCGACGGCCGGGCGGAGCAAGGGCCTGATCTGGTTGCGCTGGTTCCTGCCCGAGGAGACCCCGAAGCGACCGGTGTGCCGGGTCGTCGACGTCACCGAGGTCTCGGCATGA
- a CDS encoding sulfotransferase family protein — MTTGVQRPKPIRFTDLAHPVFPDAAQPIREALAGYGSILELTSDALLATATERTGLDSWGDDSFRERLDVLTVSLREEAGLSDVGVAVVFEQLVGNLVNRLRLEALIAEHPEIEDIEIARPIIICGLPRTGTTHLHNLIAADPNMRYLPYWESLEPFPAPGEEDQARRDRCTAGLELIDTTMPEFKRMHDMTVDHAHEEIQLLANDISGMLFETTYYLPSFAAHYKAHDQGPSYAYLKRQLQAMQWLRGGTRWMLKSPQHLEQFPTLCATFPDATFVVTHRDPVEVTRSMVTMIAYASRMACAEPDPNTIARYWFDRADDLFSGCVRDRDVLPASQSIDVRFTDFMADEQGTLSAIYTLADQPFGDDVRAAMADFIAEHPRGRYGEVIYDLADVGLDAGEVAERLRPYRDRFIG; from the coding sequence ATGACCACCGGCGTGCAGCGCCCCAAGCCGATCAGGTTCACCGACCTCGCCCACCCGGTGTTCCCCGACGCCGCGCAGCCCATCCGCGAGGCGCTCGCCGGCTATGGGTCGATCCTCGAGCTGACCTCAGATGCCTTGCTGGCCACTGCAACTGAACGCACCGGACTGGACAGCTGGGGCGACGACAGCTTCCGCGAACGGCTGGACGTCTTGACAGTGTCGCTGCGTGAGGAAGCCGGGCTGTCCGACGTCGGGGTCGCCGTCGTCTTCGAGCAACTCGTCGGGAACCTGGTCAACCGGCTGCGACTGGAGGCCCTGATCGCCGAGCACCCCGAGATCGAGGACATCGAGATCGCCCGGCCGATCATCATCTGCGGCCTGCCCCGCACCGGCACCACCCACTTGCACAACTTGATCGCCGCAGACCCGAACATGCGCTATCTGCCCTACTGGGAAAGCCTGGAGCCCTTCCCCGCGCCCGGTGAAGAGGACCAGGCACGCCGCGACCGATGTACGGCAGGACTCGAGTTGATCGACACCACGATGCCGGAATTTAAGCGCATGCACGACATGACCGTCGACCACGCGCACGAAGAGATCCAGCTGCTGGCCAACGACATCTCCGGGATGCTCTTCGAAACCACCTACTATCTGCCGTCTTTCGCCGCACACTATAAAGCCCACGACCAGGGACCGTCGTACGCCTACCTGAAGCGTCAACTGCAGGCCATGCAGTGGTTGCGCGGCGGCACCCGCTGGATGTTGAAGTCACCGCAGCACCTCGAGCAGTTCCCCACCCTGTGCGCGACGTTCCCGGATGCGACTTTCGTTGTGACGCATCGTGATCCGGTCGAAGTGACCCGGTCGATGGTCACGATGATCGCCTACGCGTCCCGCATGGCGTGTGCCGAGCCGGATCCGAACACGATTGCGCGGTACTGGTTCGACCGGGCCGACGACCTGTTCAGCGGCTGCGTGCGCGACCGCGACGTACTGCCGGCCAGCCAGTCGATCGATGTGCGGTTCACCGACTTCATGGCCGACGAGCAGGGCACCCTGTCGGCCATCTACACGCTGGCCGATCAGCCGTTCGGGGATGACGTGCGCGCCGCGATGGCCGACTTCATCGCCGAGCACCCACGCGGCCGCTACGGCGAGGTGATCTACGACCTGGCCGATGTGGGACTCGACGCCGGTGAGGTGGCCGAACGACTGCGCCCCTACCGAGACCGGTTCATCGGCTGA
- a CDS encoding restriction endonuclease codes for MREGSAAVTTALQWLGLWVVTTALLTLIGVLNTAAWVLAALSAVAVVVSAWRALLVWLDHRRDIRRDALYRATGQAAVDAMTGVEFEHYVAAVLRGIGYTVELTRATGDFGVDLIATKDGTRTAVQCKRQNRVVNGSAIQQVVAGAAVHDCAATMVVSNHRYTRAAEQLAEVHGCVLVDRTRLARMSRTQPMNRSR; via the coding sequence GTGCGCGAGGGCTCGGCCGCGGTGACGACGGCGCTGCAGTGGCTGGGGTTGTGGGTGGTCACGACCGCGTTGTTGACGTTGATCGGTGTGCTGAACACGGCCGCGTGGGTGCTGGCCGCGCTGAGTGCGGTCGCGGTCGTGGTGTCTGCCTGGCGCGCCCTGCTGGTCTGGCTCGACCACCGCCGAGATATCCGGCGCGACGCGCTGTACCGGGCCACCGGGCAGGCGGCCGTGGACGCCATGACCGGTGTCGAATTCGAGCACTATGTCGCGGCCGTATTGCGGGGGATCGGCTATACCGTCGAACTGACAAGGGCAACGGGAGATTTCGGCGTCGACCTGATCGCCACCAAGGACGGCACCCGGACCGCGGTGCAATGTAAGCGGCAGAATCGCGTGGTCAACGGCTCAGCGATTCAGCAGGTGGTCGCCGGTGCCGCCGTCCACGACTGCGCGGCGACGATGGTGGTGTCCAACCATCGCTACACCAGAGCCGCCGAACAACTCGCAGAGGTGCACGGCTGCGTGCTGGTCGACCGCACCCGGCTGGCGCGGATGTCCCGGACTCAGCCGATGAACCGGTCTCGGTAG
- a CDS encoding LLM class flavin-dependent oxidoreductase, which translates to MLAILRFNFASPGGDPGVQGELLSAALELAQFGDRHGVAAISVDEHHVTGHGWSCNPVMIAGMFLARTANIFASIDCALGPLWNPVRMAEDIALVDAMSQGRLHTTVGLGYREEEYRALGVDFGRRGELMDELLETMLAAWTGDTGVVSGTWTKPHPPLYVGGGVRATVRRAVRFGLPLSLPDHRPDLAEYYSELCREAGLRPFVLMPPAVNRGMIYLHSDPERAWAELGSHILWEAVTYGAWSDDPSRSSMHLPGVQTLEEVRASGRYRFLTPDQLIDEVRATANYGPIVMHPLVGGMPVEEAWKSVTLLTDDILPALR; encoded by the coding sequence ATGCTCGCAATTCTCCGGTTCAATTTCGCCTCTCCAGGCGGAGATCCCGGCGTTCAGGGTGAATTGCTTTCCGCTGCACTGGAGTTGGCACAATTCGGCGACCGGCACGGCGTCGCGGCGATCAGCGTCGACGAACATCACGTCACCGGCCACGGTTGGAGTTGCAACCCCGTGATGATCGCCGGGATGTTCCTGGCCCGCACCGCCAATATCTTCGCCAGCATCGACTGCGCGCTCGGGCCGTTGTGGAACCCCGTCCGGATGGCCGAGGACATCGCGCTCGTCGACGCCATGAGCCAGGGTCGGCTGCACACCACCGTCGGCCTGGGCTACCGCGAAGAGGAGTACCGGGCGCTCGGAGTGGACTTCGGTCGCCGTGGCGAACTGATGGATGAGCTTCTGGAAACCATGCTGGCCGCGTGGACCGGTGATACCGGCGTCGTATCGGGGACCTGGACCAAGCCGCACCCTCCGCTCTATGTCGGCGGCGGTGTTCGCGCCACCGTTCGCCGGGCGGTGCGGTTCGGCCTACCCCTGAGCCTGCCCGACCACCGGCCCGACCTCGCGGAGTACTACTCGGAGCTGTGCCGGGAAGCGGGCCTGCGCCCGTTCGTCCTCATGCCGCCCGCGGTGAACCGCGGAATGATCTATCTGCACTCCGATCCTGAGCGCGCCTGGGCCGAACTCGGTAGCCACATTCTGTGGGAGGCGGTCACGTACGGAGCATGGTCCGACGACCCGTCCCGGTCGTCCATGCATCTGCCGGGAGTGCAGACCCTGGAGGAAGTTCGGGCCTCCGGCAGGTACCGATTCCTCACGCCCGACCAGTTGATCGACGAAGTGCGGGCAACGGCAAACTACGGCCCGATCGTGATGCATCCGCTGGTCGGAGGCATGCCCGTGGAGGAAGCGTGGAAGTCCGTAACTCTACTTACAGACGACATCCTGCCGGCGCTGCGTTAG
- a CDS encoding STAS domain-containing protein, which yields MTSFTSRYGNPAVDYEGAHIRAHSRHMATVVAVSGRIDSVNVDRVTECAKRLVLAEKPFVLDLSGVSSFAPHAIRLLCDIDDVCTAAGVEWAVVGSDAVNRRLRRDSDVVFPVVGSVAEAEHEFDDAVLNRRRLLLPLLSKTA from the coding sequence ATGACGAGCTTCACGTCGCGATACGGAAACCCCGCTGTCGACTACGAGGGCGCGCATATCCGAGCACACTCGCGCCACATGGCGACGGTTGTCGCGGTCAGCGGACGCATCGATTCCGTCAACGTCGACCGGGTGACCGAATGCGCGAAGCGACTGGTGCTCGCCGAGAAGCCGTTCGTTCTGGACCTGTCCGGGGTGAGCTCGTTCGCTCCGCACGCCATCCGGTTGCTGTGCGACATCGACGACGTCTGCACCGCCGCCGGCGTGGAATGGGCCGTGGTCGGTAGCGACGCGGTGAACCGTCGGCTGCGCCGCGACAGCGATGTCGTGTTCCCGGTCGTGGGTTCGGTCGCGGAGGCCGAGCACGAGTTCGACGACGCGGTTCTCAACCGTCGCCGGCTGCTGCTCCCCCTGCTGAGCAAGACCGCCTGA
- a CDS encoding homocysteine S-methyltransferase family protein, which translates to MPSFSDAVASGMPVLTDGGIETRIMFETSITMNPDIQVAGLVGDPRGEPALRVIYQSYLDAAAATGVPVVIGTPTFRASVNYTRRAGLGGIEAVERLNRAAAAFHRQLLDGHTGPPAWIAGVLGPAGDAYLPAEAPSASAADAYHRAQIESLAGAGVDFLFAATFPAVDEAIGAARAMERTGLPFVVSWVLGADTRVLDGTTLAEAIRRVDDEAAPTYFSLSCIHPTVAARALDACGDAVTRIREVKANGSVLSPAELVALDHAESDPPTEFATAMNDLRRDYDVPVVGGCCGTTDAHMRALGELLTRG; encoded by the coding sequence ATGCCCAGCTTCAGCGATGCGGTAGCCAGTGGAATGCCGGTGCTCACCGACGGCGGCATCGAGACGCGGATCATGTTCGAGACGTCGATCACGATGAACCCCGACATCCAGGTGGCCGGTTTGGTCGGCGACCCGCGGGGTGAGCCGGCATTGCGCGTGATCTATCAGAGCTATCTCGATGCCGCGGCGGCGACCGGCGTGCCGGTGGTGATCGGTACGCCGACCTTTCGCGCGAGCGTCAACTACACCCGACGTGCCGGTCTCGGCGGTATCGAGGCGGTCGAGCGGCTCAACCGTGCCGCGGCCGCCTTTCACCGGCAGCTGCTCGACGGTCATACCGGCCCCCCGGCGTGGATCGCCGGGGTGCTCGGCCCGGCGGGCGACGCCTACCTGCCCGCGGAGGCGCCCTCGGCGTCGGCTGCCGACGCCTACCACCGAGCGCAGATCGAATCCCTCGCCGGGGCCGGGGTGGACTTCCTGTTCGCGGCCACATTCCCCGCCGTCGACGAAGCGATCGGCGCGGCCAGGGCGATGGAGCGGACCGGCTTGCCGTTCGTCGTGTCCTGGGTGCTCGGCGCCGATACCCGGGTGCTGGACGGGACGACGCTGGCCGAGGCGATCCGCCGAGTGGATGACGAAGCGGCGCCGACGTACTTCTCGCTGTCGTGCATCCACCCGACGGTTGCCGCTCGCGCGCTGGACGCCTGTGGTGACGCGGTCACCCGGATTCGGGAGGTGAAGGCCAACGGCTCGGTGTTGAGCCCCGCCGAGCTGGTGGCACTCGACCACGCAGAGAGCGACCCGCCGACCGAGTTCGCCACGGCCATGAACGACCTACGACGCGATTACGACGTTCCCGTCGTCGGCGGATGTTGTGGCACGACCGACGCGCATATGCGCGCCCTCGGCGAGCTGCTCACCCGCGGGTGA